One Tumebacillus sp. BK434 genomic window carries:
- a CDS encoding metallophosphoesterase: protein MLTCIGDLHGQYDKMSTALRTDGLIDESGSWCGGTRTLFFLGDYVDRGPDGIGVIDLVMRLQREAEQAGGGVHALLGNHEVLLLAAHRFGEHPCGGSAGTFHADWLRNGGHLHDLERLQPHHIAWLSDLPAMLRHEDLLLTHADSLLYEQYGASVPEVNAAIAKLLHARVPHDYDLLLDRFSDRLAFWQAPERLARFLRTYGGNRLIHGHTPIHYLQPDAPPAPFVYADGACVNLDGGLYLDRASFVYRA from the coding sequence ATGCTAACATGTATCGGCGATCTACACGGTCAATACGACAAGATGAGCACAGCGCTCCGCACAGACGGGCTGATCGACGAGAGCGGGTCGTGGTGTGGCGGAACCCGCACGCTGTTCTTCCTTGGCGACTACGTCGACCGCGGACCGGATGGCATCGGCGTCATCGACCTCGTCATGCGTCTGCAAAGGGAAGCGGAGCAGGCGGGCGGCGGCGTGCACGCCCTGCTCGGCAACCATGAAGTCCTGCTCCTCGCCGCCCATCGTTTCGGCGAGCACCCCTGCGGCGGCTCCGCAGGCACGTTCCATGCTGACTGGCTGCGCAATGGCGGTCATCTGCACGACTTGGAGCGCCTGCAGCCGCACCACATCGCCTGGCTGTCCGACCTTCCGGCGATGCTTAGGCACGAAGACCTGCTGTTGACTCACGCCGACAGCCTGCTCTACGAGCAATACGGTGCTTCCGTGCCTGAGGTCAACGCTGCGATTGCCAAGCTCTTGCACGCCCGCGTCCCGCACGACTACGACCTGCTGCTCGACCGCTTCAGCGACCGCCTCGCGTTCTGGCAGGCCCCCGAGCGGCTGGCCCGGTTTCTGAGAACCTACGGCGGCAACCGCCTGATCCACGGCCACACCCCGATCCACTACCTGCAGCCGGATGCGCCGCCAGCGCCGTTTGTCTATGCGGACGGCGCCTGTGTCAATCTCGACGGCGGACTGTATCTCGATCGGGCATCATTCGTCTATCGCGCGTAA
- a CDS encoding DUF6188 family protein yields the protein MNSAIDFSLFAGQVVKAVATGSLTPQIKFSFGSLHVECFWRLRNREYLLYGKHDPQALFRLADDLSGRTVNLVSHREFPSDLTVEFEEGLCLEVLCSGSETENWQLTRPDGFFLVAGPRGRYTFWEPELVQEEK from the coding sequence ATGAACAGTGCAATCGACTTTTCACTCTTTGCGGGACAAGTTGTCAAGGCCGTTGCGACCGGCAGCCTGACGCCTCAGATAAAGTTTAGTTTTGGCAGTCTGCACGTGGAATGTTTTTGGAGGCTGCGGAATCGGGAATACCTGTTGTATGGGAAACACGATCCCCAGGCCCTGTTCCGGCTGGCAGACGATCTGTCCGGGCGGACGGTGAACCTGGTGTCGCATCGGGAATTCCCGTCCGATCTGACGGTGGAGTTTGAGGAAGGCTTGTGTCTTGAGGTGTTATGCTCCGGTTCCGAGACGGAAAATTGGCAGTTGACGCGTCCCGACGGCTTTTTTCTGGTCGCCGGTCCGCGCGGTCGGTATACCTTTTGGGAGCCGGAGCTTGTGCAGGAGGAGAAGTAA
- a CDS encoding DUF2935 domain-containing protein translates to MERSQAILIPWEEHRFWLEILEDHTYFLVDFLSASETQWVEVALSYQTAYRTLCERVEALDPRLRENAPEMITLAVDAQRVTSAYYQFEGHLQNLRLLNRVNLNRTPSYFNGTLDEAEEYLRLLSAYVQGRQPSQLPLPALLQLWIIDQIGHAELLKDTFDPVELLSETKTTDYQRVLQALWIKHQQMTKYLRFTPPGFPAQQQFVREVAAAVIEFYKYVEQIAERYRNSTVLTDTTLRFLEHHFPESCYFLRKLSAFAPDLPMINCQLTKPSFKR, encoded by the coding sequence ATGGAACGGTCGCAAGCGATACTGATCCCTTGGGAAGAGCACCGTTTTTGGCTGGAGATTCTGGAAGACCACACGTATTTTCTGGTCGATTTTCTGTCAGCATCCGAAACGCAGTGGGTAGAAGTTGCCCTGTCCTATCAGACCGCCTATCGCACGCTGTGCGAACGGGTCGAAGCGCTGGACCCGCGGCTTCGTGAAAATGCGCCGGAGATGATCACGCTGGCCGTGGACGCACAGCGCGTGACATCGGCGTACTACCAGTTTGAAGGCCATCTGCAAAACCTGCGCCTGTTGAACCGGGTCAACCTGAACCGCACGCCGTCCTATTTTAACGGGACGCTGGACGAAGCGGAGGAGTATCTGCGCCTGCTGAGCGCCTATGTGCAGGGCCGGCAGCCGTCGCAACTGCCGCTGCCTGCCCTGCTGCAGCTGTGGATCATCGATCAGATCGGGCACGCCGAGCTGTTAAAAGACACGTTCGATCCTGTCGAGCTGCTCTCGGAGACCAAGACGACAGACTACCAGCGCGTCTTGCAGGCGCTGTGGATCAAACACCAGCAGATGACCAAGTATCTGCGCTTCACCCCGCCCGGCTTTCCGGCGCAGCAGCAGTTCGTCCGCGAAGTGGCGGCGGCGGTGATCGAGTTTTACAAGTATGTCGAACAGATCGCCGAACGTTATCGCAACAGCACGGTGCTGACCGACACGACCTTGCGCTTTTTGGAACATCACTTCCCGGAGTCGTGCTACTTTTTGCGCAAGCTGAGCGCGTTCGCGCCCGATCTGCCCATGATCAATTGTCAACTGACCAAGCCGTCTTTCAAGCGCTGA
- a CDS encoding spore germination protein — MRPELSSDLAENLQELEERFGDSPDLVNHQFSTQTGQRAALLYLEGLVDKVTINSHILHPLLHVMQDNQTPIEVISVGQTKQIFRFADIEHALFQGKSVLFVNGDTAAIEIETQGWPQRAIQDPQSESTLRGAHQGFTETAGQNISLIRRYLTNRRLTIKKLTVGERSHTTLYLVYLADVARPEIVRELETRIRAISTDAILSTGELEQRIEDNPYTPFPQFQITERPDAAVSQILQGRIAVITDGSPGALIGPMVFVSFFQSMDDYSARFVLASFIRLLRFTALLIAMFLPALYVATISFHYEMLPLNLLLSIGESRAKVPFPPYLEALMMEITLEMLREAGIRLPAPIGQTVGIVGGIVIGEAAVQAGFVSNIMVIIVSLTAIASFIIPNHEMAASVRLIRFPLMLLAAMFGMIGIVVGIMIIAGHLLSLESLGLPYGSPIAPLRLRDWKDTIVRFPLWKMDRRPRSTHPLQLRRQRPSGKEGDE, encoded by the coding sequence TTGCGTCCGGAACTCTCATCAGACCTAGCAGAGAATCTGCAGGAGCTGGAAGAACGGTTTGGAGACAGCCCCGATCTGGTCAACCATCAGTTCTCGACCCAAACCGGGCAGCGCGCGGCGCTGCTCTATCTCGAAGGTCTGGTTGACAAAGTGACGATCAATTCGCATATTCTGCATCCGCTGCTGCATGTGATGCAGGACAACCAGACGCCAATCGAGGTGATCTCGGTCGGTCAAACCAAGCAGATCTTCCGCTTTGCCGACATCGAACATGCGCTGTTCCAAGGCAAAAGCGTGCTGTTCGTGAACGGAGATACGGCAGCGATCGAGATCGAAACGCAAGGCTGGCCGCAACGGGCGATCCAAGACCCGCAGTCGGAGTCGACCTTGCGCGGCGCGCACCAGGGCTTCACCGAGACGGCCGGGCAAAACATCTCGTTGATCCGCCGCTATCTCACCAACCGCCGGTTGACGATCAAAAAGCTCACCGTCGGCGAGCGCAGCCACACAACGCTCTACCTCGTCTATCTGGCGGACGTGGCGCGCCCGGAGATCGTCCGCGAGCTGGAGACGCGCATCCGGGCGATCTCCACCGATGCCATCCTCTCCACGGGCGAGCTGGAACAGCGGATCGAAGACAATCCGTACACGCCGTTCCCGCAGTTTCAGATCACCGAACGCCCCGATGCCGCCGTGTCGCAGATTCTGCAAGGGCGTATCGCCGTGATCACCGACGGGTCGCCCGGCGCGTTGATCGGGCCGATGGTCTTCGTCTCCTTCTTTCAATCGATGGACGATTACAGCGCCCGCTTCGTGCTGGCCTCTTTTATCCGGCTGCTGCGCTTCACGGCGCTGCTGATCGCCATGTTTTTGCCCGCCTTGTATGTGGCGACGATCTCTTTTCATTATGAGATGCTGCCGCTCAACTTGCTGCTGTCGATCGGCGAGTCGCGCGCCAAAGTGCCGTTTCCGCCTTATTTGGAGGCGCTGATGATGGAGATCACCTTGGAGATGCTGCGCGAAGCGGGCATCCGGCTCCCGGCGCCGATCGGGCAGACGGTCGGGATCGTCGGGGGCATCGTGATCGGCGAAGCGGCCGTGCAAGCCGGATTTGTCAGCAACATCATGGTGATCATCGTATCGCTGACGGCGATCGCCTCGTTTATCATCCCCAACCACGAGATGGCCGCTTCGGTGCGCCTGATCCGCTTTCCTTTGATGCTGCTCGCCGCCATGTTCGGGATGATCGGGATCGTTGTGGGAATCATGATCATCGCCGGGCATCTGCTGTCGCTCGAATCGCTTGGTTTGCCATACGGCAGCCCGATCGCGCCGCTCCGCCTCCGCGATTGGAAAGACACCATCGTGCGCTTTCCGCTTTGGAAGATGGACAGGCGTCCGCGCTCGACCCACCCGCTGCAGTTGCGGCGGCAGCGTCCTTCGGGCAAAGAAGGGGACGAGTGA
- a CDS encoding endospore germination permease — MKKYAYNEITYRQYVFFLYKTQIGIGVLTLPRTVSEAAGTDGWIPILVGWAFVLLASWLIISVLKRHPQDTLYDLLPRYFGKWVGGLFNILWMLYGALGAAVILYATVNIMRMWIMPQTSPFWMVILLSIPLYTIGRNGLRVLGRFAEFVYFFTLWMYPLLLFSLPDSRLLHLLPVFKDGWTPFLVAFQTMMPSYLGFEMAFLLYPFLQEKQKALRGVVTASTMTMLLYLFIFLLCTTYFGPEALKTYVWPTLNLMKAIELVFVERFEIFFLSFYYIIVSMTIMPYLYLAVFGSSQLMGKQDHSRHLLVLLALIVLFFAVHPVNYEQSERWTKMFGRAGIGFAFVFPALLFAYVTVSDKMRGRKLS, encoded by the coding sequence ATGAAAAAGTACGCATATAACGAGATCACGTACCGGCAGTACGTGTTTTTCCTCTACAAAACGCAGATTGGGATCGGTGTTTTGACCTTGCCCCGCACGGTGAGCGAAGCGGCCGGCACCGACGGCTGGATCCCGATCCTGGTCGGCTGGGCGTTCGTCCTGCTGGCCAGTTGGCTGATCATCTCGGTGCTGAAAAGGCACCCGCAGGACACGCTGTACGACCTGCTGCCCCGCTATTTTGGAAAATGGGTTGGCGGTCTGTTCAACATCCTCTGGATGCTGTATGGCGCGCTGGGTGCAGCTGTCATCCTCTATGCGACGGTGAACATCATGCGGATGTGGATCATGCCGCAGACTTCTCCTTTTTGGATGGTCATTTTGCTGTCCATTCCCCTGTATACGATCGGCCGCAACGGGCTGCGTGTGTTGGGGCGGTTCGCTGAGTTTGTGTATTTCTTTACGCTCTGGATGTATCCGCTTCTGCTGTTCTCCTTGCCTGATTCGCGCCTGCTCCATCTGCTGCCGGTGTTCAAAGACGGCTGGACCCCGTTCCTCGTGGCGTTTCAAACGATGATGCCGTCCTATCTCGGGTTCGAGATGGCGTTTTTGCTCTATCCCTTTTTGCAGGAAAAGCAGAAGGCGCTGCGCGGCGTGGTGACGGCGAGCACGATGACGATGCTGCTGTACCTCTTTATTTTCCTGTTGTGCACCACCTATTTCGGGCCGGAAGCGCTCAAAACGTACGTCTGGCCGACGCTGAATCTGATGAAGGCGATCGAATTGGTTTTTGTCGAGCGCTTTGAGATCTTCTTTCTGTCGTTCTATTACATCATCGTCTCCATGACGATCATGCCGTATCTGTATCTGGCGGTGTTCGGCAGCTCGCAGCTGATGGGCAAACAGGACCACAGCCGGCACTTGCTGGTGCTGCTGGCGCTGATCGTGCTCTTTTTTGCCGTCCATCCGGTGAACTACGAGCAGTCGGAACGGTGGACGAAGATGTTTGGGCGGGCGGGCATTGGATTTGCCTTCGTGTTTCCTGCGCTGCTGTTTGCGTATGTCACCGTCAGCGACAAGATGCGAGGGAGGAAGCTGTCATGA
- a CDS encoding Ger(x)C family spore germination protein, which produces MTRKWILVTLTTALLVCGCGLEGKSLEEMSISLVVAIDDEEKNGLTMYQSYPVFSQTGQGKSRILKATAESVRDASGQMQSMSPGTIRSGKLQVLLIGKQFLERRAAGPYIDSIQRDAKNPTNVIVAVVDGAVDKVMQYNPKERTLGPYLHELIDTAYKQGSTVETLLHECYNRSYEPGMTLALTEMEYLGNTARIKGTALLNKMGRYAGSLDREESMLLMLMQDELEREVAYTLDGKGLSMNLAPVRHKVRTGWSQGAFQFEMKLKLNAEITEVSAESYHEQNIKAVEKMIATELQKEFQKLITKLQRLEVDPLGLGLYARAYQFKHWREAEKNWPAAFAKAKIHVTTDVTIENYGVIK; this is translated from the coding sequence ATGACGCGGAAGTGGATTCTCGTAACCCTGACGACGGCTTTGCTTGTCTGCGGCTGCGGACTGGAAGGAAAGTCGCTGGAGGAAATGTCGATTTCCCTGGTCGTGGCGATCGACGATGAGGAGAAAAACGGGCTGACGATGTATCAGAGCTACCCGGTCTTTTCCCAGACCGGGCAAGGGAAAAGCCGGATCCTAAAAGCAACGGCCGAATCGGTGCGCGATGCCAGCGGGCAGATGCAGTCGATGTCGCCCGGCACGATCCGCAGCGGGAAACTGCAGGTGCTGCTGATCGGGAAGCAGTTCCTGGAGCGAAGAGCGGCCGGTCCTTATATTGATTCGATCCAGCGCGATGCCAAAAATCCCACCAATGTGATCGTCGCCGTCGTCGACGGGGCGGTCGACAAGGTGATGCAGTACAACCCGAAAGAGCGGACGCTGGGGCCCTACCTCCATGAGTTGATCGACACTGCTTACAAGCAGGGCAGCACGGTGGAAACGTTGCTGCACGAATGCTACAACCGTTCATATGAGCCGGGGATGACTCTGGCGCTGACCGAAATGGAGTATCTTGGCAACACGGCCCGGATCAAAGGAACGGCGCTTTTGAACAAGATGGGCCGATACGCAGGCTCGCTGGACCGGGAGGAGAGCATGCTGCTGATGTTAATGCAGGATGAATTGGAGCGGGAGGTTGCGTATACGCTGGACGGAAAAGGACTGAGCATGAACCTTGCGCCGGTCAGGCACAAAGTGCGGACCGGCTGGTCGCAAGGCGCATTTCAATTTGAGATGAAGCTGAAGCTGAACGCGGAGATCACCGAAGTCTCGGCGGAGAGCTATCACGAGCAGAACATCAAAGCGGTCGAGAAAATGATCGCCACCGAGCTGCAAAAGGAATTTCAAAAACTGATCACCAAGCTGCAGCGCCTCGAAGTCGACCCGCTGGGACTGGGTCTGTACGCCCGGGCTTATCAATTTAAACATTGGCGAGAGGCAGAAAAAAATTGGCCGGCCGCATTTGCCAAAGCGAAGATTCATGTCACCACCGACGTCACCATCGAAAATTACGGCGTGATCAAATAG